A window of Rhizophagus irregularis chromosome 9, complete sequence genomic DNA:
AAAAGATCTGATAAAGACTAAAGAGACAATTTAAACTTTAGAACTATTGActaaaatggaataaataatcGTTGTTGATCTGAAgttaaaaatgattaacatTAAAGCACCGGTTTATTTGTCATATGGTAACACAGACTTAAGCAATAGGTGCGATTGTTAACGGGTCCAGATTGTAACGTTTAATTTACTTAGTCTCCTGAAAAGGAAACGTTCGAGTGACAAGGGCCAAAATTACtgattttaaagtattttcaaTTGGTACATACATATGGTTTTACTAATAAGGCAGTGAaacaatattttgttaaaactaaaaatttcttCCGGGAAGAATAAACTTTCAGACCTTTTCGTCGCTTGCGAAATAACTTGTCGATGGTTTCCCATCTCCCATTACTGGCTTCAAAGCCCACTTAAACACTCTCTAGCGGAATTCATATTAAAACAATCTCACGCTTCTTTGTGCGAATTCTgtattttttgactttttctttttggaGCTCGCAATAACTAAACTCACTCCTCGACTAGTATAAACACCAAGCGTTAATATTAcagtcaaaaaaaatcatattattacattcttttacttcattttttatctaatttatatccttattttttttatctttatttcaTTCCTTTCCTTGTTCATTTGTTAGCAATTATTGTTTATAagataataaagttaattatagatgttttcaatatcaaaaataaaattgtatatgcTCGTTTGGTTAGTGtgtataacaataatattcataaatataaCGCCGGTAACAGCACAAGGTaggaaagattatttttttattttatttttcaattcttaaattatctaatattcaattattaatacacAACCAAAACCTTTAGAAAATAAAGGTAGTTCGTCATGTATACCATGTGATGTCGTTCCAACATGTCCTCCATGCGGTAAAGATTCAAAATGTACTCTATCATTAAGAACATGTTTTCAATGTCCACAAGCAAGTTGTTCCAAATCATCATCAGACTTAGTggacaataataataacagcAATAAccaaggaaataaaattttattgccaGCGGTTATTGGTGGTATTCTTGGGGTTGGTTTTTTGACAGCAATAGGCTATGTCTCCTTTGTACGGAGACGAAAAGCTCGAAATAATAGGGGTATTAAATTAGATAGTAACGAAGAAATGACGTCATTGAATGGAGAAAATGTCATTCCAATTGCATATATTCCATCAACTACTCCAACGACACCAACCACTCCTATACCGGAACCATCATATCTAAGAATACGAGTTTCTAATGTTAGCGCTGGAACCACACCGTTAGCCAGTCCCTTACCTCGTAATCTACTCGATGAACAATTAATTGATATtacagatgatgatgatacagCTCCTGATATTGGTACAATATTGCAAGCGACAAAAACATCACCTGCAGCTTCTACAGCTACTCTTGTGACAGCAACACGCGCCAAACCAGCACTTGTTCGGCTTAATACTATAAAACAAgcaacaaataaagaaatgagTTCTACTCAATCTACGAGAAGTGAAAATAGCATTCCTAGTACCCCAAAGACACCTATGAAGAATACTTTCTTATACGCTCCTTCAATATCATCAGTACCAAGCAGTCCAACTTCCTTAAGAATTGGTGGTGATTCCGATACTGAACAAATGATGCCTCATATAGATATAGAAAGACCATCAGCGGAATCTTTTCGTGTTACAAATCCAAATCAAAACACGACGtcacaaaatcaaaatttaaattcggCTGCATTAGATCCAATAGAAGGTCGACAATCATTTGGATTATTTGGTAGTGATGAAGTATATAGTAACGATCCATCATCACCTCAATTACATAGAGAGAGTATAATAAGTTCTTCGAGCTCAAACGGTAGAAGTACAATGTTTTCAGATGATGGAGATGGTGAGATCATGATCTTTTGGGGAGGAAATACACCATCTTTTGTAAATGTAGCAGGAGGGGAAGTTAAAGAACCTGGAAATAACGTAGATTCAACTAAAAAAGGCCAGAATGAGGAAATAAAAACGAAGGaatccatataaaaaaaaataagacgaaaaaaagttacataaataattaacatttaaggatgataattttttaatttaatccgGAATTGTATAGTTTTTCCTTTAATTGTTACATATATGTGTGACTTGGTTAACTGGAGTCACGATTTCAGATATATTCGTCGGGGTTAAAATATCTTGGgtataaataagtataaataaaaataaaaaatttagataggCTAGCGGGTTCTAGCTAGTTTTCTTATAGCTTGGTTCATCTAATCGTCTACAGTAATTTAAATGGTTAAGAGTTATATACAGACTTTTTTCCTCGGAACacatttcaatttttctattatactatattttttaatttccatTCTCTTATGCATCACACTCAacattcactttttttttaattgttttcttgcactcaattttttacatttgttttatatatacaaaagtTCGAGCATTAAACGGAAAAtgagatatatatatataatatatatatatatcactttTTAAacatcaattctttttttactgtaaatttttgtaagaaatagaataaaattattaaatttttttattgttggGGAAAGTGCAccactaatttatttaaccgctattataaacatataaaattaaaaccaatCTGAAGAAAATCCTAATCTATTCAAAATATCTGGGAACACAAATTCTAATTTCTTTACTTGTTCCTTGTTTGCTACTTCCTTACTTGTAATAAAAGAATGATTCATGTATCCTttatttgattcaaatttCCCATCACTTAACGACTGTCTTAAATCCGGCAAAATTgcttctaataattttttagaattcgCAGTATTTTTAGTCATATTATTTACAACCATTTCAACAGTAACAATCTCTTCACCTTGTTTCCAACAATCATAATCAGTTGACATGCAAACCATTTGATAAGcaatttctaattctttagCTAATTTAGCTTCAGGTATAGCAGTCATGTTTATTATATCACAACCCCAACTACGATACAAATTTGATTCAGCTTTAGTACTAAAAGCTGGCCCTTCCATACATACTAAAGTTTTGTTCTGATGCAAAGTACTTCCTTCTTCTTCTAGTacatttttatgtttataaattaattctgataatatttgattaaatggATCAGCAAAAGATACATGAGCTATTAAACCATCCTCAAAAAATGTAGAAGGACGAATCCCTTTCGTTCGATCTATAATTTGATCTGGTAAAACGAAATCTTTTGGCTTAATTTCTTCACGTAATGAACCCACAGCTGAAAATGCTATAATAACTTCTACaccaatatttttaagtaacGCCAAATTTGCTCTTGTTGGAATTTCTGAAGGATTATACTTATGTCCTTTACCATGTCGAgataaaaatgcaattttgAATCCACATGGATCTTCAGCTATTGTAATTTTACTACTAGGATAACCCCAgggctaaaaaaaaagagttttttttaaaaaaaatgatttttttagaaatataaaaaaataaataaattcttacgGTTTCATAGTAAATTTCATCAATCGTTTTCAAATGGTCAACTTCATAAATTCCACTACCACCTATAACACCAATTCTTACTCTATCCTCGTTATTATTAcctgccatttttttttggggGGGGTCTTTTTTTGAGTGGTTAAAGTAGATTAAGTTAA
This region includes:
- a CDS encoding uncharacterized protein (SECRETED:cutsite_VTA-QE; SECRETED:prob_0.9581); SECRETED:SignalP(1-30) — its product is MFSISKIKLYMLVWLVCITIIFINITPVTAQENKGSSSCIPCDVVPTCPPCGKDSKCTLSLRTCFQCPQASCSKSSSDLVDNNNNSNNQGNKILLPAVIGGILGVGFLTAIGYVSFVRRRKARNNRGIKLDSNEEMTSLNGENVIPIAYIPSTTPTTPTTPIPEPSYLRIRVSNVSAGTTPLASPLPRNLLDEQLIDITDDDDTAPDIGTILQATKTSPAASTATLVTATRAKPALVRLNTIKQATNKEMSSTQSTRSENSIPSTPKTPMKNTFLYAPSISSVPSSPTSLRIGGDSDTEQMMPHIDIERPSAESFRVTNPNQNTTSQNQNLNSAALDPIEGRQSFGLFGSDEVYSNDPSSPQLHRESIISSSSSNGRSTMFSDDGDGEIMIFWGGNTPSFVNVAGGEVKEPGNNVDSTKKGQNEEIKTKESI